The Suricata suricatta isolate VVHF042 chromosome 15, meerkat_22Aug2017_6uvM2_HiC, whole genome shotgun sequence genome includes the window ATTGCCCAGCAGCCCCCTGGTACGCGTCAAAGAGgagccccccagccctcctcgGAGCCCCCGGGTGGAAGAGGCCAGTCCCGGACACCCATCCTCTGTCGTGGAGATACCCCTGTCCCCGACCGCCCTCATTGACTCCATCCTTCGGGAAAGCGAGCCTGCCCCCGCCGCCCCAGCCGCACCCCTCATGGATGCGGGGGGCCGTCGCCCCTCACCCTCGCCCCCACCTGCCTCGGCCCCTGAGAAGTGCCTCAGCGTAGCCTGCCTGGACAAGTGAgtgccaccacctcccctcccccacctccaccacagCCTCTGGAAGTGCATCTGGGCCTCTAGCTAGGACCATCCTGGAGAGCTGGTGCGGGGCGGTTGTCAGGCTGTGGGCACACGGGTCGCTGGGTCCTGAGCCAGCAGACCCAgccctgagctcagagcctgatgtccCACATCCCCCGTGCTTCAGGAGCCAAGGGTGTGCGGCCTTGCAGGcctctcccacctgctctctgAGCCACTCTAGCTGCTGCTGTTGCCCCTTCCCGGGACTGCCCACTGCATCTGCCCTGCCCAGCAGAGGGCTTGCCCCAGAGGCCAGGCAAGCAAGGGCGGGGGGCACGGCGTCCACCTGGCCCCCACCTGCAATCGGGGGGCTCTTGTCTTTGTATCTTGCAGTTTGGCTCGCGCTCCACAGATGTCTGGGGTCGCCcgcctcttcccctgcccctcctctctgcatGGCCGAGTCCAGCCAGGGTTAGCGCCGGCCccactggggagggaggagggctccACCAGAGctcaggcccctccccagcttcggACCAGACCCTGGCCTGGCCATGAGCACTTGGCCCTGCCTGGTGAACGGGCATCCCGGGCCCTTGCAGCAGggagcagccccccacccccatcccaggctCTGGGGCCCGAGACAGTGCCCCAGGTCACCGACTGACAAGAGATAGGCCTCCCAGCCTGGCACTGCCAGGGGTGCAGCCAGGCTCCTGGCTGCCAAGCTGACTGGCTTCCTCTCCGGTTGGGGCTGGGCCCTATGCACATCTCCCAGAGCCAGCCTGGCCACCCGTCCAATGGCACAGGTCCACCAGATGGCCCAGAACCTTCTTGGCCACAGCTTCCAGACCCAGGTCTCTTTCCCGGCATGCACCAGGGTAGAGACCAGCCCTTCATACCCTGCCCAcagctccttctccccctccctgctgtctTCCAACACAGAGACAAGACCTTGCCAAGCCTGAAAAACTGCCCCCTGCCCATCATGAGCACAGAACCCCCCCTTGGGCCCCTGTCATCTTGGCTCAGCCATTTAGTGCTGCCACAGGCCTTACTGGGCCTCACAGCAACAGGACTGGCCGGCACGGCCTGAACTGCTCTTGCCCCAGTGGCCAAGCACCCCTTTTCCCACACAAGTCCCCCAGACCCACACAGGGCATGCAATGGGGCCCCACCTCAGAGGGCCTCCCGTGAGCCTAAGCAGGGTGGGGGTTTAGCTGAGGACAGCCCCTCTCTGGCTGGTGGGTGTGATCACCAGcaagagggcacctggctgggggTGCCTAGGGCTCCACTTTACCTGCTCCCCTCATTCCGACTAGGACCGAGCTCAGTGACCACGTGGATGCCATGGACTCCAATCTAGACAGTCTGCAGACCATGCTGACAAGCCACGGCTTCAGTGTGGACACCAGTGCCCTGCTGGATGTgagtgcctccccacccccaccccgctcacAGCTCACAGGCTCAGCCTGaccgccctccctcccctgcagctgTTCAGCCCCTCGGTGACCGTGCCCGACATGAGCCTGCCCGACCTTGACAGCAGCCTGGCCAGCGTGCGTAGGCGGGGCAGGGCGAGCGGCTGGGGGGGGTGGTGCAGGCAGGAAGCAGGAACCCTTACTCTGccctcttctttctgctcctggCAGATCCAggagcttctctctccccaggagccccccaggccTCTTGAGGCTGAGAACAGCAGCCCCGACTCAGGTGAGCCAAGCCctgagcccctgccctgccccaccccagtgcccccaccCGCCGGTGCCCtgacccagcccccacccccagggaagCAGCTGGTGCACTACACGGCGCAACCCCTGTTCTTGGTGGACCCGGGCTCCGTCGATATGGGAAGCAACGACCTGCCCGTGCTCTTcgagctgggggaggggtcctACTTCTCGGAGGGGGACGACTACACAGATGACCCCACCATCTCCCTGCTGACGGGCTCTGAACCCCCTAAAGCCAAGGACCCCACTGTCTCCTAGAGGCCCCAGGATGAAGGCTGGCTAAGGGGCTGGGCGAGGAGCCCACTCAGCAGCCAGGGCCCCAGCCCTGCGGGCCGCGGCCACCTGAGGCTTTACAGCCCCGCTTGGACTGCCCCGCGCTGCGGGCGTGCACAGTCAGGATTGTGTTCTGGATTTTTACATGAGAGTTCCCCCTTGCCCCTTCGGTAGAGATACTTACACGGACGGACAGACGGACGAGACTGGCAGAGATCTATAAATGACAGGCTCTACACGGTGGCCTCCTGCATCTGTTTCCTCCAGCTGCCCCCCAGGGTGGtgaggagggtgggggcgggggtgatgTCTCAGAACGGGGCATGGGAGTCTGGGCTGTGATGGTCTCCTTGGAGGGAAGGTAGATGTCCAGGGCATAGCCGTCCGCACCTGACTCCACAGGACCCGTGTGTGCTCAGAATTCTTTATTAAAGTACCAGGGATGTGTGTGTGGGACGGACCCACAGGGATGCCGTGCCCAAGGCCTACCCACAGGGGGACCGGGTGGGGCACAGACAGGCCAGCTCCACATCAGCAGAGGCACCCTGCTCTTCATGCATTCTTAAGGCACTGGGCTGGTTTGGGGGGAAGGAGTGGGTGCcaaggggtggggaggtgacAGACCAGAGCAGCCTGCCTGATGACCTGCCCCCAGGAGGTCATTCCCTGCTCACCATCCTCAGCAGGGGCTGCCTCCATCCTGGGATCCAAGGGGTgccctccagggagccttccccCCAACTCCCACCATGGCCAGAGGGGATGAGCACCGTGGAGTTGGACAGATCCTGGTTGGGGCAGGGACAGCACAGCTTCTGAGGCTgccgcccaggcacctcctcAGGACCCCAGCTTGTCAGACCACATCTGCAGGTCAGGGCACATCTGACCTGCCAGGACCTCAGGATTCTCAGCTTAGTGAAGGGGCAGGCCTGAGGCCAACAGcaccagggaggtgcagagagctgGTGTTCACGCATctgcatgcatgcgtgcatgcactCATGAGAGAGATCCAGGTTAAGGATTGCACCAGGCCACCTGCTTCATCCGAGGCAAGAGCCCCCACCCCAAGGCTCTGCAACTGTCCCCAGGTGGGCACTGCAGCATGTGGCTGCCCCAGGGGCAGCcgtggcagcagcagcagcagctccccaaGGCTCAGTGGACTCAGCCTCTGTGGGCTCCACAGCCTCGTCTGAGCTCTTCACCAGACACGCGGCTCCGCCAGCCCCCTGCTTCGTCCTGACTCTTGACCCGCTTACACACCCCAGTCTCCCGCCTCAGCCCCAAGCCACGGTCCACTGATGGGAAGTTCTTCCAAGGCCCAATCACAGGGAGCTCCAAGCTAAACGCCACCCCCACCAAACTCGCACACATTAACCAGGACAGTGACAAGGACAGTTAGTGTGACCCCAGCTACGCCTTTCTAGGCAAATGGGAGTTGCCCCTGTGTCATTAGCTGTGTGTAGGGAGGACCAGTGCCTGAGCCTTGCCCCGACCCCACATGCCACTGGCCTGCCCACTGCCCAGGGCTGTTCCAAGACAGCACCCCAGGGGGCATGGGCACCAGTAAGGCCAGTGGGACCCAGATCCCCTTCCCAAGAGCACCACTAGCACCCCACAACCCCAGCAGGCTgagggcagccactctggacagCACTTTATTGATTTCCTTAGACCCCTGGGCAGGATTGGCACAGTCTTGGGCTGCTGGCACCTTCCACCAGCATTGGCCTGTGCCTGGTCTGCCATccctgagcagggcaggagggagccccataggggcagagagggcctccagtggggagggggaggctgggaggaggcaaCGGACAGCCAAGTCCCCCTCCCAGGCACACAGATAGGGGATGGGCTCTGGCTGTGGGCAGTGAGGTGAGAGGTGGCAGTGAGGACTCGCTGCAGAGCCGCTCAGGCTCCGGCCACCGGGGCCTCGTAGTTGAGCACATAGTAGTCGTGGACGTACATGAGCACAGCCACAGGCTGCCCGATGATGAGCGTCAGCCACACGGCCGCATTGCCGTAGTTGCCCTGGAAGAAGCGGCTCACTATCCATGCCAGGGGGATCTGGGAACATAGTGACACGGGGTTACAGTCAGTTGGTCACAGTGACCACAGGGCTGGTGGCTCCCGGGGCATGGGGCAGAGGGTGGCTGAGGAGGAACGCTCACCTGAGCCATCATGGCCGTAAAGGCCCAGAGTCGGAACATGTGCAGGGGGATGCTCACCAGGTACTGCAGGGGGAGCGACAGAGGATCAGCCACTTTCTTGGGCCACACCCACCCTAAGGATGAGGCCGTGGTGCCTGTGGAGCACTGACCTCATGGAAGAAGGCCGAGGCAAAGAACACCCCTATCCTGGCTACCCACTTGCTGCTGCCCCGTCGAAGCATGGGCTTGTAGAAGTGCctgtggagggagggggcggtgggAAGGGTGCCGGGCCGCACACGGAGCTGCGCGCCCGCCAGTTACGTTCCTGCCCACGCCCACCTGAGGCACCACTTGTGCACAGGGATGTTCCAATTCTGCCAGAAGTAGGTGACAGACTCAGAGTTCCTAGAGACGGACAGCAGCAGCGAGTGACCAACGGGCACCatggcccggccccgcccccagccccgcccccaaggCCACACACCACCAGTCCCGGTAGAACTCCCGGTCTCCGAACTGCATGAGCTCGGCCACGGCATTCATGCAGGAGTGGAAGAACCAGTAGAAGAAGATGAGCCAGATGAGGTGGTTGGGGACCTGCAGTTGGGGGGAGGCAGGCACCAGGTTCCAGAACACCCCGCCTGCCGGCCTGCTtgcgccctgccctgcccagccacGCCGCTCACCGCCAACTTCAGGAGGCGCTCGATGATGCGAGAATAATCCATGTCCTGCGGAGACCAAGCTTAGCTGACCCCCTGAGCCACACCCccacctgtcccccaccccagcacaggAGAAGCCTACCCTCACCTTGAAGGGTTTCATGGAGTTCTGGATGGTGGGGACCATCCACTGCAAAAGAGGGCACAGCATCAGCTCCCTGGCCACACAGCCCCCGctccagcccagcctggccccacGTACCTGCTGGATCAGCCCCACCTGCAGCTGAGTCAAGAACAGctgagggaggaagcagagagcagCAGGCTGAgtcccccagcccagctcctggcAGACCCCAACCCTCAGGGGCActacctccctgccccctgcctccatCCTCACCATCTCAAGGAGCCTGCGCAGCAGAAAGCGCTTTCGGATGCGGGGAGAACGGGGAAAGTTGAGCTCGTAGCACAGAGTGGGAACCAAGAGGAAGTAGTACAGATCTGAAAGGGCAAGGTGGGGCTAGGAGGCTGGCCCatgctgtccctcccccgctgccCTCCAGCTGCGTCCCTGGAAGGGTCCTCACCGCGATAGGTCAGGTTGTCTGGATAGCTCACGGTGTTCGGGGAAGCTCCCCCATTGGCCTTCTTACCTGCAGAAGCTACaagcaagtgggggggggggacgcaTGAGGCCTTGCTGCTGGCCAGGTCTGGCCAGGTGGCAGGTGGCACAGGATCTaaggccccagccccaggcagcccctcACCAGACTTGGCCTTGGCCTTAGCTCTTCGCTCTCGGCACCACAGGTTGACCTCCCGGTAGGAGAAGAGCTTGAGGAAGAGGATGGTGTACACCATCAGAGCCAGCAAGGAGCCCACTGCGGGAGAGGCAGGCTCAGGCCACAGCCCTCCCGTACCGCCCACAGGAGCGCCGGGCCACAGGCACAGCCCCTGTGGTCGACCTGGGCCCCTCCCGTGGGCCGAGACACTTCCGGACGGGTGGGATGAGGGAAGGCACACACCTGGAGTGATGGACTTGAGCAGCAAGGCCACGGCAGCCGGAAAGCAGAGAATGGTGGCCAGGTTGACCACGTGCAGCAGCAGCCCTGCCTGCTCCGTCAAGGCACCCTGGTGGGGGAACAGGGGCAGCATGCTCAGCCAGCACCCCTACTTCCTGGGGATAGGCCACCAGGCCTGGGGCACAGGCCTTCCCAGGAGAGCTACACACAGCCTGAAACGCAGGCCTAATGAGGAGAGCAGAcctgtgggcagggcagggggcgtGAGGGCACTGCTTACCACTGCCAGTCGCTTCTCCACCTGGAATGCAGCCACAGCAAAGACGTTGGCCACTGAGGGTGGAAGTGCCATAGGGCGGTTCAGGTCCAGGTCAAGCCCTGTCCCCACCCGAGgccctcccaggctcccagctcacCAATAACAAGACACAGGGCGGGCCAGCTGTAGGGGTCCTTCAGGAACAGAGACACCACCTGAATGGGGTCCACCAGGATGCCATacctggggatggggggggcggtgagggccTAAGCAGGTGGCGCAGGGCctcaggggcggggctggggccctAGGGAAGACACTCACTTGATGAGGTTTTCTAAAAATAACCGTGCATTGCTCAAGATCTGCAAGAGAGGAAGGGCACAGCCCTGTTAGCCCTGGCCACAGGGTACCCACCCCAGCACCTGTAGGGGCAGGAGCCCTGGGTCCAGGCGGCAACCCGCACCTGCAAACCCAGGATGCAAGCCCTGTCT containing:
- the DGAT1 gene encoding diacylglycerol O-acyltransferase 1, whose translation is MVTRGLIVHNCAATCAPEPTRWVVGEASPQGNGLGGRASGKKQASGQGRPAAARKPDEFRRDAEARGAEASSRAARQQAGSLPNPATVAPSVRRARLPRRTGSRPSSQGGGGPAVAEEEVRDAGAGGDQPALAPAPDKDEDGDSDVGSGRWDLRCHRLQDSLFSSDSGFSNYRGILNWCVVMLILSNARLFLENLIKYGILVDPIQVVSLFLKDPYSWPALCLVIVANVFAVAAFQVEKRLAVGALTEQAGLLLHVVNLATILCFPAAVALLLKSITPVGSLLALMVYTILFLKLFSYREVNLWCRERRAKAKAKSASAGKKANGGASPNTVSYPDNLTYRDLYYFLLVPTLCYELNFPRSPRIRKRFLLRRLLEMLFLTQLQVGLIQQWMVPTIQNSMKPFKDMDYSRIIERLLKLAVPNHLIWLIFFYWFFHSCMNAVAELMQFGDREFYRDWWNSESVTYFWQNWNIPVHKWCLRHFYKPMLRRGSSKWVARIGVFFASAFFHEYLVSIPLHMFRLWAFTAMMAQIPLAWIVSRFFQGNYGNAAVWLTLIIGQPVAVLMYVHDYYVLNYEAPVAGA